The following are encoded in a window of Bacillota bacterium genomic DNA:
- a CDS encoding ABC transporter permease yields MMRRFFRLFKQDLVLAFRNAMMPVLVFLIVMMAVTVRFVLPKDWQPAETYYFVDQTEGAPYETVLRQSGVDPGKFLSDEEALRGVVRKDRGGIGVLFTGSKTHPRITIMHSDGVTPQGVNILKATLNAMVRRVTGSEGRQFSGESSRVRFLRPQAEPVPLNLTALPGLIAFEVIVLGFMFVAVFIFQEKHEGTIKAYRVSPGGKVAYVLSKTLAFAVLGSVYGCGVLASTMGRSVNYGAIVPLMALGAALYTLIGISVASFFQDLSEWLLPAVLLLTVNMIPAASMVFPTFSPRWLSYVPSYPAVFAIREVLFPSGKPILPLVGALVAESVAAYALCLFLTERNLMKEGRSWAPQGRFR; encoded by the coding sequence GTGATGAGGCGCTTCTTCAGGCTGTTCAAGCAAGACCTCGTCCTCGCGTTTCGCAACGCGATGATGCCCGTTCTCGTGTTTCTCATCGTCATGATGGCCGTGACGGTGCGATTCGTCCTGCCGAAGGACTGGCAGCCCGCAGAGACCTATTACTTTGTGGACCAGACCGAAGGCGCGCCGTACGAGACCGTCTTGCGACAGAGCGGTGTTGACCCAGGCAAGTTCCTGTCTGACGAAGAGGCGCTGCGGGGCGTGGTGCGCAAGGATAGGGGCGGCATCGGAGTCCTCTTCACGGGCTCCAAGACCCATCCGAGAATAACCATCATGCATTCCGATGGGGTGACCCCCCAAGGCGTAAACATCCTCAAGGCCACGCTAAACGCCATGGTGCGCCGCGTCACTGGAAGCGAGGGCCGGCAGTTTTCCGGAGAGTCGTCCCGCGTGAGGTTCCTGCGACCGCAGGCCGAGCCTGTGCCCCTCAACTTGACCGCTCTCCCGGGGCTCATCGCGTTCGAGGTCATCGTGCTTGGGTTCATGTTCGTGGCGGTGTTCATCTTCCAGGAGAAGCACGAGGGCACAATCAAGGCGTACAGGGTGAGTCCTGGGGGGAAAGTCGCTTACGTTTTATCGAAGACCCTCGCGTTCGCGGTGCTAGGGAGCGTCTACGGGTGCGGGGTGCTCGCATCGACGATGGGGCGGTCGGTGAACTACGGTGCCATCGTGCCCCTGATGGCGCTGGGCGCGGCCCTTTACACGCTGATCGGGATTTCCGTGGCCTCCTTTTTCCAGGACCTTTCGGAATGGTTGTTGCCGGCGGTCCTGTTACTGACGGTGAACATGATTCCAGCGGCCTCGATGGTGTTTCCGACGTTCTCGCCCCGTTGGCTCTCGTATGTCCCGTCGTATCCCGCGGTCTTCGCGATCCGCGAGGTCCTGTTTCCCTCAGGAAAGCCGATTCTGCCCCTCGTGGGAGCGCTCGTCGCGGAGAGCGTCGCAGCCTATGCCCTCTGCCTGTTCCTGACGGAGAGGAACCTGATGAAGGAGGGAAGGTCGTGGGCACCCCAGGGACGTTTTCGTTAA
- a CDS encoding ABC transporter ATP-binding protein: MIEVSHVYHDYTGEGRYAVSDVSFTISKGEVFGFLGPSGAGKSTVQNIMTGLLRLQKGDVLYDGKSVRRLGPDFFNKIGVSFEQPNVYEKLSGFENLAYYAGLFDVPTQDPMRLLDMVGLREAAHRRAGSYSKGMKQRLVFARALVNNPSILFLDEPTSGLDPALSGRIKDIIRQKQREGCTVFLTTHNMFVADELCDRVAFLNEGRIVAMDSPRALKLRYGERSIRVEYREDGNVKSRVLFTERAEDRALLHDLIDHGDVLTIHSQEATLEQIFISLTGRELA, from the coding sequence ATGATCGAAGTGTCCCACGTATACCACGACTACACAGGCGAAGGTCGGTACGCCGTGAGCGACGTGTCCTTCACGATCTCCAAGGGAGAAGTCTTCGGATTCTTGGGCCCGAGCGGAGCCGGGAAGAGCACGGTCCAGAACATCATGACCGGGCTCCTTAGGCTCCAAAAGGGGGACGTCTTGTACGATGGCAAGTCCGTGAGGAGGCTCGGGCCCGACTTCTTCAACAAGATCGGCGTTTCATTCGAGCAGCCGAACGTGTACGAGAAGCTGTCCGGGTTCGAGAACCTGGCGTATTACGCCGGGCTCTTCGACGTGCCGACCCAAGACCCGATGAGGCTCCTGGACATGGTTGGTCTGCGCGAGGCCGCGCACAGGCGCGCCGGCTCGTATTCGAAAGGGATGAAGCAGCGCCTGGTGTTCGCCCGCGCCCTCGTCAACAACCCGAGCATACTCTTCCTGGACGAACCGACGTCAGGACTCGACCCCGCCCTGTCGGGCCGCATCAAGGACATCATCCGCCAAAAACAGCGGGAGGGGTGCACCGTCTTCCTCACCACCCACAACATGTTCGTCGCCGACGAGCTGTGCGACCGGGTGGCTTTCTTGAACGAAGGGCGCATCGTCGCCATGGACTCGCCCCGAGCCCTCAAACTGAGATACGGAGAACGATCGATCAGAGTGGAGTACAGGGAAGACGGTAACGTGAAGAGCCGAGTGCTGTTCACTGAGAGAGCCGAAGACCGGGCGTTGCTCCATGACCTCATCGACCACGGGGACGTGCTGACCATCCACTCCCAGGAAGCCACGCTCGAGCAGATCTTCATAAGCCTTACCGGGAGGGAGCTCGCGTGA
- a CDS encoding ArsR family transcriptional regulator gives MNSTKPGLILLRGRRPRAALPPHGSRIAKGNTTVTEDRRTGFAIDRVIHERARLLILSYLATQTKDRVLFNELKENLGLTAGNLSVQLRNLEAAGYVRIHKRIKGTRPETSVSLTAGGYEALRSYLDQMERIIRSVKGPRVGPGEEGESS, from the coding sequence ATGAATTCGACCAAGCCCGGCCTCATCCTCCTGCGGGGGCGCCGGCCAAGAGCGGCGCTGCCGCCTCACGGATCGAGGATCGCGAAGGGGAACACGACCGTGACTGAGGACAGGAGGACGGGTTTCGCCATCGACAGGGTGATTCACGAGCGAGCGAGGCTGCTCATCCTCAGTTACCTGGCGACCCAGACCAAGGACCGGGTGCTCTTCAACGAGCTCAAGGAGAATCTGGGGCTTACCGCCGGGAACCTCTCCGTTCAGCTCAGGAACCTCGAAGCAGCAGGCTACGTCCGCATCCACAAACGCATCAAGGGTACCAGGCCCGAGACGAGCGTTTCCCTGACTGCGGGAGGTTACGAGGCCCTGCGTTCGTACCTCGACCAGATGGAACGGATCATCCGTTCCGTGAAAGGGCCCCGCGTGGGGCCGGGTGAAGAGGGGGAATCGTCATGA
- a CDS encoding ADP-ribosylglycohydrolase family protein, whose amino-acid sequence MEPVQRYRGCLLGLAVGDAVGAPLEFHRPGSFEPIDDMVEGRRFGLTLGQWTDDTAMALCLADSLINRRGFDPTDQLERYLRWRRDGYLSCTGYCYGIGITVNASLDRFERVRQPYCGSTDPYTAGNGSIMRLAPVPMFYALSPREAVERSGESSRTTHQAATAIDACRYFGGLIAGALRGETKETLLQDRYSPVSGLWDEKPLVPEIDEIARGSFKRRNPPEIRGSGYVVKSLEAALWAFYHSDSFKDGCLMAVNLGDDADTTGAVYGQLAGAYYGERGIPEGWLAKLAWRDTIVSMAEQLFALSRQVVRENQP is encoded by the coding sequence ATCGAGCCCGTCCAGCGCTACCGGGGCTGTCTTCTGGGTCTCGCAGTGGGAGACGCCGTGGGAGCGCCTCTGGAATTCCATCGCCCCGGGTCATTCGAACCCATCGATGACATGGTCGAAGGACGGCGTTTCGGGCTTACGCTCGGACAATGGACGGACGACACGGCGATGGCGCTGTGCCTCGCGGATAGCCTCATAAATCGCAGGGGGTTCGACCCCACGGACCAGCTTGAGAGATACCTGCGGTGGCGCCGCGACGGCTATCTCAGCTGCACGGGCTACTGCTACGGCATAGGAATAACCGTGAACGCCTCGCTGGACCGCTTCGAGCGCGTCCGGCAGCCGTACTGCGGCTCCACCGATCCGTACACGGCCGGAAACGGCTCGATAATGCGCCTGGCGCCTGTGCCCATGTTCTACGCGTTGAGCCCGCGTGAGGCTGTGGAGAGATCGGGGGAGAGCTCCCGGACAACCCATCAGGCCGCAACGGCCATCGATGCTTGCCGGTACTTCGGAGGCCTCATCGCGGGAGCGCTCCGCGGCGAGACGAAGGAGACCCTTCTCCAAGACCGTTATTCGCCCGTTTCGGGGCTTTGGGACGAGAAGCCTCTCGTGCCCGAGATAGACGAGATCGCGCGGGGGTCGTTCAAGCGCCGTAACCCACCGGAAATACGCGGCTCGGGATACGTCGTCAAGTCGCTCGAGGCCGCGCTCTGGGCTTTCTACCACAGCGATTCCTTCAAGGACGGCTGTCTCATGGCCGTGAACCTCGGGGACGACGCCGACACCACGGGCGCCGTGTACGGGCAGCTCGCAGGGGCTTACTACGGAGAGAGAGGGATTCCGGAAGGATGGCTCGCCAAGCTGGCGTGGCGCGATACCATTGTCAGCATGGCGGAACAGCTCTTCGCGCTTTCCCGCCAAGTCGTCCGGGAGAATCAACCGTAG
- a CDS encoding carbohydrate kinase family protein, producing the protein MDEGSQGCKKRLAGLEARRYYKGPRAVVFGDALVDRICGIDQMPEAGGEAVIRSSARLPGGAGLNASTGLARLGIPCSLVTTVGDDEDGRYLRRHLEAAGVDLSYVASEGATGYVLSFADSSGERTMFSWRGAASIPVGMTPGLEDALRSAPLLLVSGYGLHDDEQAALYLRAAETAGTAGGVVAFDPAPIVSQLPGRVVERMIAVADVLVANASELRAISGCEAMESGIQAMLQRVPCLGLKLGRLGSIVALGPGAAASRIPGVSGLSPGELGPVVLECPADPVSAVDTTGAGDAFNAGFLAALLCGMPPRAWGEWGNASAARAILEKGVRPGKA; encoded by the coding sequence TTGGATGAAGGGAGTCAAGGCTGCAAGAAGCGTCTCGCCGGGCTCGAGGCGCGGCGTTACTATAAGGGCCCTCGCGCTGTGGTGTTTGGAGACGCACTCGTAGATCGCATTTGCGGCATCGACCAGATGCCGGAGGCCGGCGGGGAAGCGGTGATCCGCTCCTCGGCGAGGCTCCCGGGCGGGGCGGGGCTCAACGCGAGCACGGGCCTGGCGAGGCTGGGGATACCTTGCTCCCTGGTCACAACGGTTGGGGACGATGAGGACGGGCGATACCTGCGTCGTCACCTCGAGGCGGCGGGCGTAGACCTTTCATACGTAGCGTCGGAGGGTGCAACGGGATACGTGCTTTCTTTCGCTGACTCAAGCGGTGAGAGGACGATGTTCTCGTGGCGCGGAGCTGCGTCCATTCCGGTGGGCATGACTCCGGGCCTCGAGGATGCGCTTCGGAGCGCGCCGCTCCTCCTGGTCTCCGGGTACGGTTTGCATGATGATGAACAGGCCGCGCTGTACCTGAGGGCTGCGGAGACGGCGGGAACGGCCGGCGGGGTCGTCGCCTTCGACCCCGCTCCAATCGTAAGTCAGCTGCCTGGTCGTGTCGTCGAGCGGATGATCGCGGTTGCAGATGTCCTGGTCGCCAACGCTTCCGAGCTGCGTGCTATCTCGGGTTGTGAGGCGATGGAATCCGGAATTCAAGCCATGCTCCAACGGGTGCCCTGCCTGGGATTGAAGCTCGGGCGGCTGGGGTCGATCGTTGCGCTGGGGCCGGGGGCGGCCGCCTCCCGCATTCCGGGCGTGAGCGGCCTGAGCCCGGGTGAGCTCGGCCCTGTTGTGCTCGAATGCCCTGCCGATCCGGTGAGCGCGGTCGACACCACGGGGGCCGGCGACGCGTTCAATGCCGGGTTTCTCGCCGCGTTGCTCTGCGGCATGCCGCCTCGGGCGTGGGGAGAGTGGGGGAACGCCTCTGCGGCCCGGGCCATCTTGGAGAAAGGTGTCCGTCCCGGGAAAGCATGA
- the galK gene encoding galactokinase, with protein sequence MRDLLVGTFGAGDGTNEDILVVRAPGRVNLIGEHTDYNEGFVLPAAIDRDVTCAVRGRPDETVRVRSLDYGDCVEFALGHIDYDRERLWSNYIRGTLKALRDFGAPLRGMDMVVSGDVPAGAGLSSSAALEMACALAATLVAGQAGADFRPSARDLALLCQRAENSFVGVKCGIMDQFASALGRAGHALFIDCRTYDWEPVPLPREYSIVICDTGVRRGLRDSEYNHRRRQCEDAVTLLRGRGMRIQSLRDVSPSELASAQAQLPEDVGARARHVVLENERVLRSVEALRGGRVDEFGRLMVTSHESLRDLYEVSCLELEAMVEAALGAPGVVGARMTGAGFGGCTVNLVHEDAVEEFERIVIARYMQKVDPSRLSSQPRVYVCRAEDGAGPICF encoded by the coding sequence ATGCGCGATCTCCTCGTGGGCACGTTCGGCGCTGGCGACGGGACCAACGAAGACATCCTCGTCGTGCGCGCCCCCGGCCGGGTGAACCTCATCGGGGAGCATACCGACTACAACGAGGGGTTTGTGCTGCCCGCCGCGATAGACCGCGACGTGACCTGCGCGGTCCGAGGACGACCCGACGAGACGGTCCGCGTCCGCTCGCTCGACTATGGAGACTGCGTGGAGTTTGCCCTTGGCCACATCGACTATGACCGCGAACGCCTGTGGAGCAACTACATCCGGGGGACATTGAAAGCCCTCCGAGACTTCGGCGCCCCGCTGCGCGGCATGGACATGGTGGTCTCGGGGGACGTGCCCGCGGGCGCGGGGCTCAGCTCGTCCGCGGCGCTGGAAATGGCTTGCGCGTTGGCTGCCACGCTCGTGGCTGGCCAGGCGGGCGCGGACTTTCGTCCGAGCGCACGCGACCTGGCTTTGCTGTGCCAGAGAGCGGAGAATTCCTTCGTGGGTGTCAAATGTGGGATCATGGACCAGTTCGCGTCGGCGCTCGGGAGGGCGGGGCACGCGTTGTTCATCGATTGCCGCACGTACGATTGGGAGCCGGTCCCTCTGCCACGAGAGTACTCCATCGTGATATGTGACACCGGAGTTCGGCGCGGGCTGCGCGACTCGGAGTATAACCACCGGCGCCGGCAGTGCGAAGATGCGGTAACGCTCCTTCGAGGCCGGGGGATGCGCATACAGTCCCTGCGGGACGTTTCGCCTTCTGAGCTTGCAAGCGCGCAGGCGCAGCTTCCGGAAGACGTCGGGGCGCGGGCGAGGCACGTCGTCCTCGAGAACGAGCGGGTGTTGCGCAGCGTGGAGGCTCTTCGCGGGGGGCGGGTAGACGAATTCGGCAGGCTCATGGTGACCTCCCATGAGAGCCTTCGGGACCTCTACGAGGTAAGCTGCCTCGAGCTCGAGGCAATGGTCGAGGCAGCCTTGGGTGCCCCGGGAGTGGTCGGGGCTCGCATGACCGGAGCGGGCTTCGGAGGATGTACCGTGAACTTGGTGCACGAGGATGCGGTGGAGGAGTTCGAACGAATCGTGATTGCGCGGTACATGCAGAAGGTCGACCCATCGAGGCTTTCTTCCCAGCCCCGGGTGTATGTATGTAGGGCAGAGGACGGGGCAGGCCCGATCTGTTTTTGA
- the galT gene encoding galactose-1-phosphate uridylyltransferase: MSELRWNPVLGAWVVTATHRQDRTYHPPADFCPLCPTRPGAPPTEVPAEDYEIVVFENKFPSFRRVPPEPSVKGDDLYEVQPSKGICEVVLYSANHKGSLAMSDVVDIARLIDVWADRYEELGSLDYVDYVLIFENKGDVIGVTLEHPHGQIYAFPFIPPRPARELENAERHWRSTGRCLFCDIIGRETRDGRRIVAQNEEFVAVVPFFARYPYEVHILPRRHAPSLLDLGDDERWGLAEILKAVLQKYDNLFGFPLPYIMVMHQAPTDGREYPHYHYHIEFYPPNRTKTKLKYLAGCESGAGTFINDTLPEETAATLRATPPCDL, translated from the coding sequence ATGTCTGAGCTCCGGTGGAACCCCGTGCTCGGGGCATGGGTCGTCACCGCGACCCATCGGCAGGACCGGACGTACCACCCTCCGGCGGATTTCTGTCCCCTGTGCCCCACGCGGCCAGGTGCACCTCCCACGGAGGTGCCCGCGGAGGACTACGAGATCGTTGTCTTCGAGAACAAGTTTCCGTCGTTTCGCCGGGTTCCGCCTGAGCCGAGCGTGAAAGGGGACGACCTCTACGAGGTCCAGCCGTCCAAGGGTATCTGCGAGGTCGTGCTGTACTCCGCGAACCACAAGGGGAGTCTCGCGATGTCGGACGTGGTGGACATAGCCCGGCTGATCGACGTGTGGGCGGACCGGTACGAGGAGCTCGGAAGCCTCGACTATGTCGACTACGTGTTGATCTTCGAGAACAAGGGGGACGTCATCGGGGTCACGCTCGAACACCCTCACGGTCAGATCTACGCTTTCCCGTTCATTCCGCCGAGGCCCGCGCGCGAGCTGGAAAACGCGGAGCGGCACTGGCGCTCGACCGGCCGGTGCCTTTTCTGCGACATCATCGGCAGGGAGACCCGTGATGGCAGGCGGATTGTGGCGCAGAACGAGGAATTCGTGGCAGTGGTACCGTTCTTCGCCCGTTATCCCTATGAGGTGCACATTCTGCCTCGTAGGCACGCCCCAAGCCTCCTAGACCTCGGGGACGACGAGCGTTGGGGGCTCGCGGAGATCCTGAAAGCGGTGCTTCAGAAGTATGACAACCTCTTCGGGTTTCCGTTGCCGTACATCATGGTGATGCATCAGGCTCCCACCGATGGGCGGGAGTATCCGCACTATCACTATCACATCGAGTTCTATCCGCCCAATCGGACCAAGACGAAGTTGAAGTATCTCGCTGGATGCGAGTCGGGTGCCGGGACGTTCATCAACGATACCCTCCCTGAGGAGACAGCCGCGACGCTGCGGGCCACACCCCCTTGCGACCTCTAA
- a CDS encoding GntP family permease — MVSGAWLVVALALVVVFIIYTTASVRMHAFLALILASFIMGLLARMPLLAIVDNITSGFGSTVSSIGIVIALGAAMGTILEKSGGAETMARTMLRLVGRARAALAMALTGYVVSIPVFCDSGFVILSPLNKALAAATDTSLATMAIALSMGLYSTHTLVPPTPGPIAAAGTIGADLGRVIIYGLIAAFPAMLAGWWFAEKVASKYPVAPMESGAGTAKGGIGDEKALPSPIKSFAPIIAPVVLILLKSVADLPSAPFGSGGWKTFFDFIGHPVTALLVGTFLALLTVPKLTREVWSDWIGTGVTTAGWIILITAAGGALGNVIRATPLANYLGTTLGRWHMGILLPFLVSAALKTAQGSSTVALITTSALVAPLLTPLGLASETAKALVVLSIGAGSMVVSHANDSYFWVVTQLSGMDVPTGYRCQTVSSLITGVTAIIAIAIMAWILV; from the coding sequence ATGGTGAGCGGAGCTTGGCTCGTCGTTGCGCTTGCGTTGGTGGTTGTGTTCATCATCTATACAACCGCAAGCGTGCGGATGCACGCCTTTCTTGCGCTGATCCTCGCGTCGTTCATCATGGGGCTGCTGGCAAGGATGCCGCTTCTTGCGATCGTTGACAACATCACCAGCGGCTTCGGGAGCACGGTGTCCTCCATTGGCATTGTGATCGCCCTGGGTGCTGCGATGGGCACGATCCTCGAGAAAAGCGGCGGTGCCGAGACGATGGCCCGGACCATGCTGCGCTTGGTCGGGCGCGCCCGTGCGGCCCTGGCAATGGCTCTTACCGGATACGTGGTGTCGATCCCGGTCTTCTGTGACTCGGGGTTCGTGATCCTCTCCCCATTGAACAAGGCGCTCGCCGCGGCGACCGATACCAGCCTGGCGACGATGGCGATAGCCCTTTCGATGGGGCTCTACTCGACGCACACTCTGGTGCCGCCCACGCCGGGCCCCATTGCTGCAGCCGGAACCATCGGAGCGGACCTGGGCCGGGTCATCATTTACGGCCTCATCGCCGCGTTCCCCGCGATGTTGGCGGGCTGGTGGTTCGCGGAGAAGGTGGCCTCGAAGTATCCGGTCGCCCCGATGGAGTCGGGGGCAGGCACGGCAAAAGGCGGCATCGGCGACGAGAAGGCTTTGCCCTCTCCTATCAAGTCGTTTGCGCCGATCATTGCCCCGGTGGTGCTCATACTCCTTAAGTCCGTGGCGGACCTTCCGAGCGCGCCCTTCGGAAGCGGCGGGTGGAAAACGTTCTTCGATTTCATCGGCCATCCTGTCACCGCGCTCTTGGTTGGGACTTTCCTCGCGCTTCTCACCGTGCCAAAGCTGACGCGCGAGGTGTGGAGCGATTGGATAGGCACGGGCGTCACCACGGCGGGATGGATCATCCTCATCACGGCTGCGGGTGGAGCGCTCGGAAATGTCATCCGGGCGACCCCCCTGGCGAATTACCTGGGCACGACGCTTGGCAGGTGGCACATGGGCATACTGCTCCCATTCCTCGTTTCCGCTGCCCTAAAGACTGCTCAAGGATCCTCCACGGTTGCCCTGATCACGACGTCGGCCCTCGTGGCGCCGCTCCTCACCCCGCTCGGCTTGGCTAGCGAGACGGCGAAGGCACTCGTCGTCCTCTCCATCGGCGCGGGTTCCATGGTCGTGTCACATGCCAACGACAGCTACTTTTGGGTCGTTACCCAGCTGTCCGGCATGGACGTTCCGACCGGCTACAGGTGCCAGACGGTCTCGTCGCTCATCACGGGGGTCACCGCGATCATCGCCATCGCCATAATGGCCTGGATCCTCGTGTGA
- a CDS encoding alcohol dehydrogenase catalytic domain-containing protein produces the protein MLAAVLEGPRQLVLKDVPKPEPGPGDVVVRVAACGICHTDYSAFTGARRNYKPPIIMGHEIAGVVDDVGPGVEGLDRGDEVIVSPAVYCGRCRMCRLGLHHYCEHGAVIGGDGFPRVLDGGFAEYVRVPAGSVFRKPSGLSFTAAALTEPLAGSYKGLIEYSQMRVGEDVVIIGAGSMGLLLTQIAKAAGAGRLVLIDVEQYKLERALECGATHIINSRAKDPVESVREILPAGPDIVFEAAGVLEAASLAFRLCRKGTRVNMFGVIVPGTVEVSPATIHFTEIRMDASFSVTPRVMTKAIDLMEKGLVNPERIVTHRLPLARIHEAMDLMEQPQRIKVVIENAT, from the coding sequence ATGTTGGCAGCGGTCCTTGAGGGCCCGAGGCAGCTCGTCTTGAAAGACGTTCCGAAGCCGGAACCCGGGCCAGGCGATGTGGTAGTTCGAGTCGCGGCCTGCGGGATCTGTCACACCGACTATTCGGCTTTCACCGGCGCCAGGCGCAACTACAAGCCGCCGATCATCATGGGCCACGAGATCGCCGGCGTCGTCGACGATGTCGGCCCGGGGGTCGAGGGCCTTGACCGGGGGGATGAGGTGATCGTCTCTCCCGCTGTGTACTGCGGCCGATGCAGGATGTGCCGACTCGGTCTGCACCACTATTGCGAGCACGGGGCGGTCATCGGTGGCGACGGCTTCCCGCGCGTGCTCGACGGCGGGTTTGCGGAGTACGTGCGGGTTCCGGCAGGGAGCGTGTTCCGGAAGCCTTCGGGCCTATCGTTCACGGCAGCGGCTCTGACCGAGCCGCTTGCAGGCTCGTACAAGGGGCTCATCGAGTACAGCCAGATGCGTGTCGGGGAGGACGTGGTCATCATCGGGGCCGGGTCCATGGGCCTGCTCCTGACCCAGATCGCCAAGGCGGCCGGGGCCGGGCGCCTCGTGCTCATAGACGTCGAGCAGTACAAGCTCGAACGCGCGCTAGAGTGCGGGGCGACCCACATCATCAACTCACGTGCTAAAGACCCGGTTGAGTCGGTAAGGGAGATCCTGCCGGCGGGGCCGGACATCGTGTTCGAGGCGGCTGGCGTTCTCGAGGCCGCGAGCCTCGCGTTTCGGCTCTGCAGGAAAGGGACGCGGGTGAACATGTTCGGAGTCATCGTCCCAGGCACGGTAGAGGTCTCGCCTGCAACGATTCATTTCACGGAGATTCGCATGGACGCGTCGTTCTCGGTGACGCCACGGGTTATGACAAAGGCCATAGACTTGATGGAGAAAGGCCTCGTCAATCCGGAGCGAATCGTGACGCACCGCCTGCCGCTCGCGCGGATCCATGAGGCGATGGATCTGATGGAGCAGCCTCAGAGGATAAAAGTGGTCATCGAGAACGCGACGTGA